One Coccinella septempunctata chromosome 8, icCocSept1.1, whole genome shotgun sequence genomic window carries:
- the LOC123318314 gene encoding uncharacterized protein LOC123318314 → MSKTSYIEKVTSFLQSNGFTLLDADPLKKYTSKFRKILDQFGPTLFEDYKKLIPMNFNIPRLYGLPKVHKNDIPIRPVVSFYTSLAYKLSKRLNEYITDRVDYQSPHSIKNTGDLIEKLKKIQPPNNLILASLDVSNLFTTVPVQQTLQIFKNLLINSGLSDSIVESIFHLTKLCLEQNFFMFNGSIYSQPKGLNMGNGLSSCMAEVFMKYFEKSFVFHVNNPFKDKILFWFRYVDDIFIGWLGSQQELSDFYNWLNIRHSNIKFTLETEENNSINFLDLTITIRENKFNFDIYRKPSQTNHSIHSNSCHHHTHKLTAFRSYIHRMFKIPLDKKEFDKEVSTIKYIAQENGFDPNIIDRLINKKKFRLLSNDSHRTNKVENYISLPFFGDISYQISNVLKQQKNLKISFKTQNTLQQLLVYNKDPLPILEKSGVYKLKCGEPSCNIVYIGRSGRNIATRIKEHLMSQRIMSNNKSTFGKHLKDTNHEFDPNTDVELLHPVEYGFKQETWEELEIYKHSQSRYEEPVNIMSTNTV, encoded by the coding sequence ATGTCCAAGACTTCATACATAGAAAAGGTCACTTCATTCCTTCAAAGCAACGGCTTCACACTTCTTGATGCTGACCCACTCAAGAAATACACTTCCAAATTCAGGAAAATTTTAGATCAGTTTGGACCAACTTTGTTTGAGGATTACAAAAAACTAATACCTATGAATTTCAATATCCCACGTTTGTATGGACTTCCGAAGGTTCATAAAAACGACATACCAATCCGCCCAGTGGTATCTTTCTATACGAGCTTAGCCTACAAACTATCCAAAAGACTCAACGAATATATCACAGATAGAGTTGACTACCAATCACCTCACAGCATCAAGAATACCGGTGACTTGatcgaaaaactgaagaaaatacAACCTCCTAATAATTTAATACTAGCTTCTTTAGATGTATCTAATCTGTTCACCACAGTACCTGTACAACAAACTCTTCAAATCTTCAAAAACCTCCTAATTAACTCAGGCTTATCAGACAGTATAGTTGAGAGCATCTTCCACTTGACTAAACTCTGCCTTGAACAAAACTTCTTCATGTTCAACGGATCAATATATTCCCAACCAAAGGGACTAAACATGGGCAACGGCTTATCATCTTGTATGGCGGAGgtgtttatgaaatatttcgaaaaatcgtTCGTATTCCATGTCAATAACCCATTCAAAGACAAAATCCTCTTCTGGTTTCGCTATGTAGACGACATATTCATTGGATGGTTGGGTAGTCAGCAAGAATTGTCGGATTTCTACAACTGGCTGAATATTAGACACTCTAACATCAAATTCACCCTAGAAACAGAAGAAAACAACAGTATAAATTTTCTAGATCTTACTATAACTATAAgagaaaataaattcaattttgacATTTATCGGAAACCAAGCCAAACAAACCATAGTATACATTCCAATTCTTGCCACCACCACACACACAAACTAACAGCATTTCGATCATATATACATAGAATGTTTAAAATACCATTAGATAAAAAAGAATTCGACAAAGAAGTCTCTACTATCAAGTACATTGCCCAAGAAAATGGATTCGACCCAAACATAATAGACAGACTCATcaataagaaaaaattcagaCTTCTGTCAAACGACAGTCACCGAACAAACAAGGTGGAAAATTATATTAGCCTTCCCTTTTTTGGTGACATCTCCTACCAAATATCCAATGTTCTAAAACAACAGAAGAAcctaaaaatttcattcaaaacacAAAACACCCTGCAACAATTACTAGTATACAATAAAGACCCTTTACCCATTCTAGAGAAATCAGGGGTTTACAAACTCAAATGCGGTGAACCTAGCTGCAACATTGTCTACATAGGTAGGAGCGGAAGAAACATAGCGACCAGAATAAAAGAACACCTCATGAGTCAAAGGATCATGTCCAATAATAAATCAACATTCGGTAAACACCTCAAAGACACCAACCATGAATTCGACCCCAACACAGACGTAGAACTTCTTCACCCGGTAGAATATGGTTTTAAACAAGAAACTTGGGAAGAACTAGAAATATACAAACATTCCCAAAGCAGATACGAAGAACCCGTAAACATCATGTCTACGAACACT